GCATGCCCAAAATTGAGGCTGATGCAATGAGTGATAGGGTCTGGCATATCGATTCATGGATTATGGATAAAGAATTTCGATTGTGAACGatcaagttagaaaacaccaCATAGCTTTTCGTAAAAACTTTATGACCATGTTCCAAAATGCTAACAACACAATGTACACACCAGGTTAATTGTTAACTGCAAAGAAGCTGATAATGCTGATCGAGCTATTTGAATAAATGCAGCGAACGACTGACTTACTTGAAAAACACGCATACTTTCTTTTGTACAAAAAGGCAATGACGACCATAGCGACGATGACAACCAAAACAAGGAACAGTGTCACGCCAACAACATGCGGAACCCAGTCCGAAGAACGAGACTTCGGACCCCTCACAACGTTGCCTGTAAAACAGAATGATAAGAAATAGCACAGGAGAGGTTATCCATGAACGTATAAGAGATACATCCATTCTCAATGATAAACTTTTCCATACACGTTTCCTTCCTCTTACTCACTAGTAAGAAGATCAGTTCCTCAGACATTTCAAGCGTTTACACCTGTGTACATTGCATCAGAGGGTGTTTTCATGCTGAGCAGTCCTACAGCATACTGTATTTTCTTCGGTGCAGAACCTAATCGGATTGGTCAATATAAATGTGACATCACCTACACTTACTATTTACTTAAAAAGGATAATAGGAACGAATGGAACAAAAATCAACACAGCAAGTCAACTCACCGCCAGAAACAGCAATCCAACTGGCCGTGAAACCTTTAACAGGGTAACGAGTTGGGATGTTCTGATCGTAGGTGATGCGCAGGACATTATCCTTTGAGCGAATATCCCACGTGGTTTCATTTCCACAAAATGTCCCTGTACatcaattgaaaaatattttgagcCATAAAGTGAGCAGTTGATGATTCATCACCAACAACAAAATCGAAGAACGCCACCAGCCCGGAGAATCAGTACCAAAATGTCGATGTCTTGTAGCCAAATCAAGTATGTATATTAATCGAACGCCGCAATTTACAAATTGTGCATAAGAATACAATCTAGATCGCAGAAGAGGGGTTTAGAGATGGATACTCTTTTCTATTCAGTAATGCTCACCGATTTCTGTCATCTCCTTTTCATACACGACCAGGGTTCGATAGGCACACAGGGCATTATCAACTGCCTCCCAACGAACGTGCAGGTTGATAGTCTGAAAGAAAGTACATACGACAGTTCAGAACTTTTGTCCGGGtatgacgatggtacggtttgcgTATAACTACCaaatcagctaacagagccagcaaatgacgtaaatcatTCATAATCagatgatttcctcaggatggtcaTTTGCTCGCTCTGGCGCAAACCGTATCATTGTCATAACCGAGACAAAAATTCTGAACTGTCGTATTCCTTAATCGTTTTACTGTCCTGCAACTTACTTATACACTCAAACATACTTACAGGAGCTCTGATCCAGTTTGTGGCTCataattttaaaataaaaatgcaatgaCGATACTCGGCCCTTGTACCTGTCATAACACGCCTATACAGTGGTTAAAACATATATCTAGGAAAGAATCTTTTTAACGGACGTGAATAAAAACTGGCGTTTGAACGTCGCCACTACTTTGGGATGATGACCAGCTTTTCAACTATATATGAAGCAATCTGCAATGAACAAGAAAAACTTGATCAAAAGATCTTGTCAAGAAGCCGTAATTTAAAACCATCCACTGATTGAAACCAAACTTACTGAGCCAGACTGCACCATAATTGTCCAGGAGCAACTCAAAACACGAAGATACGGGTTACTGGATAGAACACCAAGCGAGCCATCTTTGCTCCGTGTCGCCTCACATCTGGTCGGTCGACGGGAAGGCATGGTAGACGGAAAAGTACGACCTCGCGTCGAGGAGGCAGATGTTGTCGTGGGTGAAACCGTTACCAACCCTGGAAAATGAATCATACGAATGCATTAATATCACAGGATCTTATTTTAACACTCTTTTTCCTATGATGACAGAAATGCAGTGATAACGGAACGGCGGCTCATTACACACGTGATTGATACTTTTAACCGAAAAAGTCTTTGGTAGTTTAAAAGCTTTAAATGTTGTACCTATGTCTGGTTAAATGGATAAAGAGAGATTTATTCCCGatttatcatttatttagtATACACATAAAATCCCACGGTCGTCTCTTCATCATTGGGCGTGGTCGCGCAACGGGTGTCACCAAAAGGTGGTCAAAGGGGTCCCACAGAGTACAGCCCCTTGATCAGATGTGTAGTTCTGATTCGCTGTGTAGTGGGACGGGCCAGGCCGGTTTACCAGAGGATGACCCAAAAGACAACATTTAAGAACACTTTCACCCAACAAAAACTGGTAGCAGTGGCCTCTTAACTATAAACTTACCGGGTGCACATGGCCTTTTAGACAGGGTTATGTCATCAATGGAAATGTCACCTGCATAGTCCCCCCCTCTTATACCTTCGAAAAGTAGCTGGAAGTAAAAGTACTTTATACGAATTTATAGAACTGTGTTGTTGTGTTGTTTGAGTGTTCCAACGAAATATTgttgtgtccatctggtaataAGCTTCTTCAAGCATGATCAAGGGCAGGTTGCTCGGTAAGTttgaaggcctgataagattctCGGCAACCTGGGGAatgaattgattctccagggcgATAATAAGGAACTTTATTACCATGAGGTAGTAGTAATTTCAGGTCCTATACCGTCCAAACGGGAACTGCGGAAAGTCCAGTTCAGAATACACCAAAGGTTGCAGTAATTTTTGCCGCCACATTTGGGGTTTTCCCCATTGGTTTTATTTGCTCCTTGATGAAGGCTTAACCTAAAAACTCTTGTGACTTACTTTTAATGTCGTGCCAACCGGCGCGTTGACTTCGGCATTGCCCCGTTTCCAATAGTTCCCCTGGGCCCCGCTTAAACTCCAAACTTTGTCTTTCGATCCCCGAATTAATTGTTGATACACGTTGAGAGTTCCAATATGAGTGCCCCACATATGATAGAAAAACTCCAGACACATCCTCCCAGTGCCATTCACGTTTGAACTCAGAAGGTGTGCTTTGGCATTCGTGCGCGAATTACTGGCCTCGATATACATATAATTTCCACCTTAAAAGAGAATAAGGCGGATTAATCTCTGCTCACTGTTTTTAAAAGGGTTTTAATATCAATTCAATATGTCGAATCTAACTGACAGTGGACGTGTGTATCATTTCGTACGATTATCGCATAACCATTCTGAGCGTTACATGTCATCAAAGTCTTGTCCAATTATGTCGTGGATTTTTTTCTGTACTGAAGCGACCACCCTGAGGattaaaagtgaaaaaaagatGACTTTTTAATCACAAATATGTTTTCGTACCTACTCCAGGAGTACGGTCCTGTGTAGGACCGGTACCAGATGACGGGGTTGCTCCTTTATGCAACGtccaatcaaaatcatcattgaCGTTAGTCTGTTGCCAACCACACTCGTCATCGTCAAAGGTACAATTAACTGCCGCTGAATCTGAAAAATCTTCAAAGTAAAGGGAACACAGCAGGAATACCAACTCCGTATTTTCACTCGTTGATCCGAGTAAATATAATTTTATAGATGCCGTTCCTTTAGTTCGTACGCACTGACGATTTTTCGGTTTTTCGCGACCCCCAGCCCCTGCACGCATGCGCACCCAAAACACCTTCTATAGGTGGTGTATGTAGACAATAACGTTGTAAAGATGCCATGCTGCATAATCAAGGACAATGAAACTTGTTTTTGAAAAATAGTTATTTAAATACGTCTGAATTCAATAACCTTAATCGTGCGCGCCTTATTTTTTCATACTTTACAGTGACATTTTAAACGTACGGTGAATAAAAAATTTTAAATCACGTACTCGAGCCGTGATATACTGATAAAATGGCTCCAATAGATATTTCTCATTTTGCGTTAAAACTCGTTATATTCGCAGAGATAGTTCAACATACTGTTAAGACATGTGCCATTTGATATTGTTATGTCATCAATTGCAAGGTCACCCTCATAGTCATTGCCGCGGACGCCTTCCATAATAACCTGAAATAAAAGGTACACATTATAAGACCAAGCATCAGCTGAAACGGATGAATTTCAATTTCTGCATCAGTTGAAACGGATGAATTCTAAAGTATTCGCGTGATAACACCAAACATCAGTTGAAATGGATGGATTCTGAGGTATACGCGTTATAACACCAAACATCAGTTGAAATGGATGGATTCTGAGGTATACGCGTTATAACACCAAACATCAGTTGAATGGATGGATTCTGAGGTATATAATACCAAACATCAGTTGAAGTGGATGGATTCTGAGGTATACGCGTACACGTTATGTTACTAAACATTAGTTGAATACAAAATTTTCAACGACAATCATGTACATGAAGGTACGATTGAACTGTCAGCATttctgcaatacatgtacacacatatCTAACTGTTTACAGGGACAACCACACTGGATACGAAACCAACGGCGCCTCCAAAATGGGATAGCCTAGTCAACATTGATGATGTCGCACATACAATGTATAGCaacgattataatcgcaggtcgcagctcGTTTACGCTTTAGTAACAGAACCTTGTGCCAACATATCATTTCTCACCTTAAACGGAGAAGTCTGGTTGATAGTGACTAAACCACGCCTCCATCGATTTCCCAGATTGTTCCCTCTAGTCCACAAAGAAGACGATGTTGTGTTTTGGGCACTTCTTGTGTAGACGTTTAATGTACCCATATGACTTCCATACATGTGATAAAAAAACTGGAGACAAGCTGGTCTGGCCGTAGATACAGCCGGGCTGATCAGCTGAGCATAGGCACGACTTCGAATAGATGTGgcctcaatgtacatgtaaagaccACCTGAAAATCCAAGCATTAATGAAGCGCAAATGTTCAGAAGAATGATTGCCATGTTATACTACAGGAGATTTAGCTCAAGAATCAATTTAATACTCAAACATTGTTAAAGCAGAATAAATTgaaatcaaaaattaaaaattagaAATTGAATCTATGTGTTacctgaacttccagtggtatggTCCGAAGAAGGTCCTGTGCCGGATGTAGGCGTGCTCCCATGGTGGAGGGTCCAATCAAAATCGTCTCCTGAATTTTGAGTCCATCCACACTCACTTTCATCAAAGGTACAGTTGAAGGTATTCAGCGCTAGAATTACAATAGTGAGATATAAATTCATGGGTTTTATTCTCACACCAATAGACAAATACTTGATAAGGTTGATACAGTTCTACGCCAATGTAAAATGGCCATCCAAACTCCAGCCCATGATACATGTATCGGCCTCATCAGGAGGAATAACGAAACGTGTTCACATGATAAAGGCATGTAAACAGTAATTCCACATTATCCTCAGTAGAGTCGCTCGTGCATTATATCCTTCGAACTGAAAAACATTTTGCGACGATTAAGCATGATTATATCACGTTCCATTATATTCCGTTCACTGCTTCAATTCGGTGAGGCCGGATTTATCATGTACCCAAGTATAGCTTCATGCAGCAGTCTTCGCACCGTCCGCAAACTAGTCCAGGCGATCATATAGGGCCAAAAAACAACGAAATGGTGGAAAATAATAGCCTATAAAAGCACCAAAATTAATTTGATACACACGTAATTTAACATGAACTAAACAATTTAGGGACGGGCGACATGTAAAAAACGTCCCtggcggccgccatcttgaatttcaaaatggccgccacagCAGGACCCGTGGACAGTTTTTCGATGATAACTTTTGTTCTAAATTAGACACAGAGATGGTATAAACGGCTAGCCCCATGTTCTTGGGTATAGCCAATCGCCTGGACTAAACAGACATGGTCAGAAGAAGCAGCCTGCTATAGATTGCTTGATGAAGACTTGACCTGACTACCAATTTGTTGACTGCCAAATAATAGAGTTGAAGATGACCAACATCGAATCAAGTGACATGaggtaaatacaatgtactgatGCCACGCCCAAAATGAATATTGACTTACCCTCTGGACATTTGTTCGCGTCCATTATAGTTACATCATCAATAGCTATATCACCAGCGTAATCTTTTCCTCTCACGCCTTCAAATATGACCTGCAAGCAATGTCTAGAATATATAAGCTCACAGATGCAATTTCACTGAAGATATCACAAATATTGCTGACAGATGTTATCAGAGAACAAAAATGCAACGATTAACTGGAACATCCTTGCCAACATTGCCGATATTTTCGGGTTGAGGGCTGCCTCTTTTGTAATTGTTGATAGCCTGCGAGATTTGCATCTGCATAcatggtttttgagattctgtaaAACCGCGAATGGTTTTTTACTCCGCTGAAAAACCTCATATTTGAGTTGGctgaaaaaactttatttctgagGGTGTACCTGAAACGCGTCACTCTCATTTAATGAAACCAGAGCTTGTTTCCATATAGGGCCCAAATTGCCACTCTTTGTCCAGGCGCGTACTCGACTGTTCCCCGTTTTCGTGGTGTAAATATTCAAGCTACCAATGTCCTTTCCTCGCATGCTATAGAAGAACTGTAAGCACTTTGGACCTTTTGGAACCTCTGGGGTAATCAGGCGTGCTTTTGAAAAGCTGCTTTTCGAGGTTGcttcgatgtacatgtaatagccaGCTAAAATATACAAGTAAGAAATTAAAAGGTATATTAATCTCAGGAGCaggatatatatacatgtaattaattgCAAGGAAAAGTGTTGTtaaaatggaagaaaatgatatcattGCATCATCGTAGGGTTTAGTTTGTTCAAACGAAATACAGCTTCAGCCGACAAACTAAAAACATCAATTGAATGTTTAGCTCCTTTAACTTCATTAATGTGacggtacatgtaaatatacacGATTTATTGTTACTTCTGAGCCTCAGCATCATTCTGCTGTACCGCACCATGACCGTGATTATTCTCACCCCTCGTCCCAAGAGTATGGTCGTTGCTTGGCCCGGTGTCCGATGACGGTGTGGATCCTTTCTGTCTCGTCCAGTCGAAGTCATCTTTGCTATCTTGTTCCCAGCCGCAAATGTCCTTGTCAAAGGTGCAGTTGTATACAGGTGGCGGTTCTTGAAGGAGAAAACATCATGAATGTATATTAAATCTACACAGTATATAAGCGGGCCTTACGATTTCATATATATATGAAcagcatcatacatgtagatatcacTGCAATTGCGTCGAAGTACAGTGATGTATTATTCTGCCACGGTATAGCGCCATCTAGGCCTATCGATATAAATGCGTGAGTTTACTTGACCAGGAAAAgctaaaatctgaaaaatatataTTCTGGTCTGTAATTAGAGCCTTCCACCACCGGAAATCTGATGTGCAGCCTAATGTCATAACATCAGACAACACGCCACCTGATCAAAAATAAGTTGTTAGGGTTTTATTCAACTCACTAAAACAAGTATCATTGGCAATCGTAACGTCATCAATCAAGAAAACCACAGTGGCTTTGGCTCCGATGCGGTGCCACAAACAAGCCGCTTCAAATGAAACCTGGAAAAAGAATATTTATATCAAATATAAGATTATATTCAGCATTGCTATTGAATTTGACTAGATTATAGAGCACGCGACAGGAAACGCCGGATCACTGAGGAGCGAAGCCTCCAGGCACCAGTGCCAGAAAGAAATAAAGGTTCACAGAACAGCAAAGCCTGCGGCCTTGCTGTCTCGGATCACGGACATCGTCGAGTTCGACTGTTATGTAGGACTGTACGGAGATCTAAAGAAATGAGAGGCACTACACTTTCGAACATTTGAATaacactttttttttttttttgatattCATGTAGTGTCAAAATTTACGGGAGCTGTAGAATATCGCACCTTGTATGGTGTGGAAGAGTTAACCTGCACCACTGCCAAACTCCAGGGATTTCCTTGCAACGACGAGTTGCTCAAATCGCCTCTGTTGGTCCAGTATGGTCGTGGATGAGACCCCGTTGCGTTGAGATGCATTTTAAGTTCTGCATTTTTCCCCAGTGTCTGATAGTAAAAGCGAATGCACTGATGTGGTCCTTTCGGGACAACTCTCGGACTACTCAGGTAATCAGTTATTGAGGCACATGGATGTTTTCTTCCCAGTGCATACCCATCTGAAAATGCAATAATACAAAATGTTTCGGGGCTCTAATTTTGCTTGTTATCAGTTCTTTGAAAAATCTATGTAGTATACGTATgtactgtaggaggaaaccaaaTATTTTGACGGACCATCAAAGAATCTATGTTCGAATTGGTGAACTATATTTGGAACTCCAATCAATGGAATGTCCATGGACCACAagtggatctaccatgggccatcatagaatccaTAATGGATCCTGTTGTAAAAGGTAGTTTGTGATAATCATGGTTCCATCCACGGGCCCATCAATATCCATGCATGTACACTCTTGCCTGTGATAATATCTTTATGCTCGTGGTCAGATTAGGCCatttctattacatgtacttacaccCGCTGGTATCATTGCCAGTGGAGGAGTTTGAGGCTAATCTTTCCCAAATTTGGCCAGTCCAGCCGCACATGTTCGCATCGAAAGTACAGTTGAATAATGCAGGCACTGAAACGGTAGTTGCACCAACGTATCACTTTAAAGGGAGATAAGTGGCAACCTAACCCTGCGCCTGTTGTGACCTCAACAGTGTAGTAACTGCGActctaaggcacctattccatagagctataccctatactatactatacgcgaacaatagtttcatggtcatgcaccctttgtgaagccattgtttgcgtatagtgtagtatagggtatagctctatggagaaggtgccttacgcaccttctccatagagctataccctatactacactatacgcgaacaatggcttcacaaagggtgcatgaccatgaaactattgttcgcaccttctccatagagctataccctatactacactatacgcaaacaatggcttcacaaagggtgcatgaccatgaaactattgttcgcgtatagtatagtatagggtatagctctatggaataggtgcctgcCCGCTTGTAGTGGTAAATTTGGTGAGTGTGCGCTACTCTAGGTAGGCCGCCAGTGGTAAAATCGGCGTGTGGGCACATCTTGGCTTGCAGGGGTAAAGTCGTGGTAAAGTCTGTGAGTGTGTGCAGTGTACAATGGAATACTACAACAATTAATGACAGGCGGACAgaagtgagtgagtgagtgagcgAGTGCAACTCTAAGTAGGCCGACAGTGGTATCGTCTGTAAGAGAGTGCAACTCTAAGTAGGCCGACAGTGGTATCGTCTGTAAGAGAGTGCAACTCTAAGTAGGCCGACAGTGGTATCGTCTGTAAGAGAGTGCAACTCTAAGTAAGCCGACAGTTGTATCGTCTGTAAGAGAGTGCAACTCTAAGTAGGCCGACAGTGGTATCGTCTGCAAGAGAGTGCAACTCTAAGTAGGCCGACAGTGGTATCGTCTGTAAGAGAGTGCAACTCTGAGTAGGCCGACAGTGATATCGTCTGTAAGAGAGTGCAACTCGAATTAGGCCGACAGTGGGACAATGATAAATTATTAGTATACTTACTTGTCCGGCATGTTTTTTCAGTTATGGTCACATCATCTACTGCAATGTCACCCTCATATTCTGAGCCGGAGACACCTTCGAATATGACCTGTAACAAAACTTATAGTCTGAGACGAAGAACTTTAACATGGCTCTAAGACgaaatggaaaaagaaaatattatcaCAAACCAATTTTATGGTTTAAATGATTCAGTCTGATGTAATAAATTTGTGAAAAGAACTTTGTGGCCATTTTGATCTGTGCAATATTGGTACGGAGGATATTTTCTACCCAATCCCCATCATTATTGTAGAATCAGGCAATCGATGAATTGACATCTATATACACATACCTCATCTTGGCCCCCTACCCCCCTACCACAACAAGGATATAAGTTTAAAATGATAACTGAATGGTACCATACAGTGaaagtacaagtacatgtacatgtagtcgaGAAAGAGAATGTGATGATGGttgatatgaatgaagacaCCGAATATCATTACTTCATCTTTGCATAAAAATGCCCAGCGAAATCTACATGGTGTTTTTAGTAAAGTCTTTTACGagtctttattcatttcatcatttcttGTTCATATCACCATTATTGGATGATTTTGAATTTACCTGAAACTTGGGGAATCCGCTGATTGCGATCGATCCCGGCTTCCAGCTATTTCCCTGGTTGCCAGTCAGTTGCCAGATAGGGTACGTCCGATTTTGCTCAGTCTTGATGTACACGTTCAGAGCATTTATTCGTTGTCCGAACATGTGGTAGAAGAATTCGAGGCACATCGACCCAGTGGCTTTCACCTCTGGACTAACCAGGTGTGCTTTCATGCCATATCGTTTGGATGTTActtcgatgtacatgtaggaaccATCTGTAAAGTAAAATGCAGAGGCTTTTTACGGGACCTATAAAGTAATAATTTGATATGCATGTGTTGACCCGTggttatgaaaaatattttctaaagcTTTTCGCCTCCACGTTCCAAGTTCGACAACAGCAGTAGATTTATTGGTGCTAGTGACAGTGTAATAACATACTTGATAAGTCAGCTGGTGGTTCCCCACATTAGCCTCACCCCAAATTTCGCCGTAAGCAAATCATCGCGGTTGTCGCTTGTTGTTGTGGTGAGACGATCTGTCTTCTGGTATTACGGAAATACACCATTATTTTATTCGATGCACCATGGGGCCGAATGGGCTCACCTAGAAATTCGCGAAGAAAACAAGGAAAAATACACTTGCTCCAACAGCAGTGTCCCATTTTTATAACCTAGTACAGTGTCAGCACTTACTCCCACTGGTATGGTCAGCGCGAGGACCCGTGCCACTAGAAGAAGTTGGCCCTTTGTTAAGGAGCCAGTCGAAGTCATCTGACGAATCTTCGTGGATCCATCCACATTCTTCCTCTTCACCATCAAAGGTACAGTTGAATGAGTTTGAAGCTGAAAAAATAACAAGGCAATCTGTACAAAAATGTAATTACATGAACCACTGCGCATGACCAGTCTCATTTTTACATCGTTTTAAAACGAGGTTTTGTCTCATATAACTTGTCCTCAGTGACTCGTCATAGAGCATTATTTTTTGCACCCTTCTTCTATTCAGAGGAGCTTTCAACGAGCTGAAACAACATCTCAATCTTCACCGTTAGAAATGAATGTTTTTGAGGTTTTTCGGCCTGCGCAAATATGCACCCTGCAGAGGTTTTACCGCTACCATTGATTACGTTCATCTGCCCTTGCCGGATAAGGCCAATCGACTCACATGAAACCTGTTTCGTGtaggtcgatgttatcaagatttgcccgaTAACCCTTTGTTacgacagtagaacaatgggattaagggcgtgtattgggctaggcctggaTTCTTTTAACATCGAGGTATTAAAGGGGCATCGAGGTAGGGTATTTTCTCACTGAAAAACATCTAaccttgttttttttaaacttaagAGCACCTGACCTTTGATAAGGAAGGTGATGGGTTCGAGGCCCACATAGTGTCATGTGAGGTGACTTTGTATGTTCTCATGAACAAGCATGCTTTAGGAGTACCCAGTCCGTAAACCTGATGCAACTCCATGGATCACTTCAACATACCTTTAGGGCAAACATGGTCGAAaagtgtgacgtcatcaattgcaGTGTCATCACTTCCAGTACCCCTTGTTGATGAATTTCCAATCCAAGAATCAAAAACAATCTGGAATAATCACAGATTAGACTTTTTTGCACAGATTTGACTTCTTTGGTTTTGAATACGAGTACCAGATGAGTATGAGTATGAGTATGAGTCGGCCTATTGGTATAAGACCCAGAAGGAACGGGTAAATGGTTACAAGAGTACGAAAATAGGGCTAAGGAtctgataccgaactggaggcatTACAAACGTTTTAGTGCCGTCAAATAATCGATTATTGCGTAATAACATCGGGATGAATTTCGCGCAGCGCATTGCATTGTTATGAAACAGCACCTACCTTAAAGGGAAACATTTCGGTAATGTTGACATATGCAACCCTCCATATATTTCCTCTATTGGCACTATTTGACCACAAAGTCAAACTCATATTTTGATCCGTTTCGACTAAAACACTTAGCGTTCCCAGGTTATCGCCACGCATTTTATAGGCGAACTTGAGACACTTCGAACCAGGTGGAACTTCTGGGCTGATGAAACGCCCGCTAGTATTACGTCTTGGGATGTCCGCGTTCATAACGTGGCCGTCTATATTGGTTATAAAAAAACAACTCTAATTATGCTTATAATATCGCGTCACAAATGGGGAAATTGTTTGACAGGAAGACTTTTCGAGTTTCGCTTTAGCTTTGTTCACCATACGACCACAGTATACGGTAGTTTATTTCGGTTGAGAGCGCATTTGTAAGTGATCACACATAATTGCTTTCGTTAGCGTTGTTGCATCATGATCACACATAATTGCTTTCGCTAGCGTTGTTGCATCATGATCACAAATTAATTGCTTTCGTTAGCGTGGTTGCATCATGATCACACATAATTGCTTTCGTTAGCGTTGTTGCATCATGATCACACATAATTGCTTTCGTTAGCGTGGTTGCATCATGATCAAACATAATTGCTTTCGTTTGCGTTGttgcatcatgatcattataacTATTACTTTCGTATACATCCTGATTACGTTAATTTCTTTTGTTTGAGTTGCTGACATCACGATCACAAAATACTTTCGTTTGGGTTTGTGCTTCATGATCACAT
This is a stretch of genomic DNA from Lineus longissimus chromosome 2, tnLinLong1.2, whole genome shotgun sequence. It encodes these proteins:
- the LOC135483147 gene encoding MAM and LDL-receptor class A domain-containing protein 1-like isoform X1, with product MEGQWCVLLFILCSLHRQSLVFADGDTGGARRHQRDVSNAVNCTFDSGVCNWKQDSSDTFDWTRQRGGTPSDDTGPQKDHTTGSGYYMYTEATSKSRGAVARLMSPDIAQGAYCLQFMYSMRGRNMGTLNVKTKKPHEMTTVWTKNKDLGPGWSFQFLDINESTTFKLVFEGIRGSDYQSDIAIDDVSITVGKCLQNQQFNCTFDIFSCGWTDLPADIQWIKYRGSTTTSATGPRRDHTSGSGSYMYIEGTGTSPGVKAKLLSPEVPPGGERCLQFFYHMYGQHMGNLTVLLNKTEPIWIRNGSHSNAWERGLVTLNETSSPFTVVFQAVRGSDYLSDIAIDDIFIFDSQCPDATDDFNCTFEDGICGWEQDFEDDFDWNRREADTTGGTDYTTGTAYGHVMNADIPRRNTSGRFISPEVPPGSKCLKFAYKMRGDNLGTLSVLVETDQNMSLTLWSNSANRGNIWRVAYVNITEMFPFKIVFDSWIGNSSTRGTGSDDTAIDDVTLFDHVCPKASNSFNCTFDGEEEECGWIHEDSSDDFDWLLNKGPTSSSGTGPRADHTSGNGSYMYIEVTSKRYGMKAHLVSPEVKATGSMCLEFFYHMFGQRINALNVYIKTEQNRTYPIWQLTGNQGNSWKPGSIAISGFPKFQVIFEGVSGSEYEGDIAVDDVTITEKTCRTMPALFNCTFDANMCGWTGQIWERLASNSSTGNDTSGYGYALGRKHPCASITDYLSSPRVVPKGPHQCIRFYYQTLGKNAELKMHLNATGSHPRPYWTNRGDLSNSSLQGNPWSLAVVQVNSSTPYKVSFEAACLWHRIGAKATVVFLIDDVTIANDTCFKPPPVYNCTFDKDICGWEQDSKDDFDWTRQKGSTPSSDTGPSNDHTLGTRAGYYMYIEATSKSSFSKARLITPEVPKGPKCLQFFYSMRGKDIGSLNIYTTKTGNSRVRAWTKSGNLGPIWKQALVSLNESDAFQVIFEGVRGKDYAGDIAIDDVTIMDANKCPEALNTFNCTFDESECGWTQNSGDDFDWTLHHGSTPTSGTGPSSDHTTGSSGGLYMYIEATSIRSRAYAQLISPAVSTARPACLQFFYHMYGSHMGTLNVYTRSAQNTTSSSLWTRGNNLGNRWRRGLVTINQTSPFKVIMEGVRGNDYEGDLAIDDITISNGTCLNNFSDSAAVNCTFDDDECGWQQTNVNDDFDWTLHKGATPSSGTGPTQDRTPGVGGNYMYIEASNSRTNAKAHLLSSNVNGTGRMCLEFFYHMWGTHIGTLNVYQQLIRGSKDKVWSLSGAQGNYWKRGNAEVNAPVGTTLKLLFEGIRGGDYAGDISIDDITLSKRPCAPGLVTVSPTTTSASSTRGRTFPSTMPSRRPTRCEATRSKDGSLGVLSSNPYLRVLSCSWTIMVQSGSTINLHVRWEAVDNALCAYRTLVVYEKEMTEIGTFCGNETTWDIRSKDNVLRITYDQNIPTRYPVKGFTASWIAVSGGNVVRGPKSRSSDWVPHVVGVTLFLVLVVIVAMVVIAFLYKRKYACFSKKSDDPQLIDLTDIKEDGSFFGGGSYSRLRESTGTIDSGYRTPEQRKEESVREFKEYLHAQGVTESTYHTLAKEGFRLPKMFELLKPEDVSSLPIKQFAQVLLVKEITKDFHNQQGALAGLDGTPDRDTHRKEPDNNDNQKSTGL